A portion of the Lolium rigidum isolate FL_2022 chromosome 1, APGP_CSIRO_Lrig_0.1, whole genome shotgun sequence genome contains these proteins:
- the LOC124706595 gene encoding uncharacterized protein LOC124706595, translated as MDLLEQPLEAVAFRIYSLPEVAAAGAAAWTCLAAVLAAAAAAGVWRLRSSSTADFTDDTKPLQLDTSKPPISASETKRSAERPTEPTTSSPAPSPKERYTAYYQDSGRVGYCGVESDDEEDEEKLDPQDYDGVYGPWEKKDPFEWEVVRSLVPVVATATTDVIGRYRSPRAVSGTVVRLWDQGADHWGLTAAIPRRGVIRAGTASSF; from the coding sequence ATGGACCTCCTAGAGCAGCCCCTCGAGGCCGTCGCGTTCCGCATCTACTCCCTCCCCGAGGTCGCCGCGGCAGGCGCTGCGGCGTGGACCTGCCTCGCCGCCGTCctggccgccgcggccgccgccggcgtctGGCGCCTGCGCTCGTCTTCGACGGCTGATTTCACCGACGACACGAAGCCCCTGCAGTTGGATACGTCCAAGCCGCCGATTTCAGCATCGGAGACGAAGAGATCGGCCGAGAGGCCGACGGAGCCGACGACATCATCGCCGGCGCCCTCGCCGAAGGAGAGGTACACGGCGTATTACCAAGACAGCGGCCGCGTCGGATACTGCGGCGTGGAgagtgacgacgaggaggacgaggagaagCTGGATCCGCAAGACTACGATGGCGTGTACGGGCCGTGGGAGAAGAAGGATCCGTTCGAGTGGGAGGTGGTGAGGTCGCTGGTGCCTGTCGTGGCGACGGCGACCACTGACGTGATCGGGCGGTACCGGAGCCCCAGAGCGGTCAGCGGCACCGTCGTGCGGCTGTGGGATCAAGGCGCCGATCACTGGGGCTTAACGGCGGCGATACCCAGACGGGGGGTTATTAGAGCTGGCACAGCCTCGAGCTTCTGA